The Toxotes jaculatrix isolate fToxJac2 chromosome 17, fToxJac2.pri, whole genome shotgun sequence genomic interval CAGCGTGATGTGTTGTGGTGGACGAGCCGTGTATCCAAGAGCTGTGTGATGAGCTGCCCGGGCCGTGGGGGCTTCAACACCTCATACACGTTTATCCGGTGAAGCCCCTGCTCATCTGAGAGGGTATCAGCGATGGCTTCATCAATCTGATGACGGTAGAGCCTAAGTTCGGCCGAAGAGAGCAGCTCGTCCTCTGGGATGCTGCTGAGGTTGAACAGGAAGCGAAGGGGCACGGTCTCTCCATCGTCATGCACCCTCTCCATGTGCTCTGAAAATGAGCAAGAGGAGAAATATGGGATGTTTGCTCAAGTGCATAATTCCATAATGTTCAGCGTGCTAACGTCAACTACTATAATGTGCAGAAAGTAAACTCAAGTTTGCTtcttataaattaaaaaaatattcagatgtTGAAGTTTCGGCGAAGACGCCATATCACTATATTTTCTTCCCTCCAAAGTTCTGACAGTATCAGCAGCTAAAACTATGAAAAGAAGTTTGAGCTGTGCGAACCTCACACTTTCACACTTAAATTGACACAAAAGAATGTACATGCACACTTTCCAAGGCCTCTAGGGTATTCTGCAATATAAATATACATCGTCCATGCTTCCTTATCTATCTATACGGATTATCCAGTCCTTCTCTCAATGCCTTTCTCTGAGCACTTTGCTGAAACACGCATTACAAGGAGGGTGGTGATTAACGTACCACAGCtacagtataaacacagtgGAGGCTCCCTGTTCCACGCTCAGTCTGCAGATTTCTGGCAAGATCACCATTGTTGGGGAAAGGAATGTTGTGTCTACTATTTTCCTGCTCAATCCACCCCTGTTATTTCACACCCAGGCCCTAATCTTACCCAGGTGGTTCTCATTATTAaaacctgctgtgtttttgattagctctgcagtttgttcacttaagacatttatcattttcatcatgAATAATCATTAAGGAGTCAAGCAATACAGTAGAATCTCATTTATCTGAAGCCCAAGGGAAAGGGGGCTTTGTGGGGGAATGCAGTGTATTCAAATCGCAACAAATCTCAACCAAAGcttattaaaaatttaaaatgtgcatGAACACACCTTCACATCTGCTGTCTGGACTGTAGTTTAATTAGCAAATTcgtttgaaatgactgaaaaaaaggaGTATGTCACCTGTTACacccaacaaataaaaaaacacatctttcaTGCTGAGTTCAAGATGAATAGCTACACGGTTTACCTTTCCTGTAAACATGTCTCCTCACCTAACTGTCCATCTGCTGCAGACTGCAATACCTCACCATGTTTTGCACAGATCAGTCAACTGAATCACACTATCGCACAATGGTGCTTCCATGAAAGCAAGCACTCCCTCTCAAAAGACCTCAAAGCATATTATTAACATAGTTTAGCAAAGGAGAATGAGGGTAAATGCCTGTAGAGAGCAGtagaaacccacacacacacacacacacacacacacacacacacacacacacacacacacacacacacgcatgcatgcacatacacattgcATCACAGGCTGAAGTTCCTTCTCCAGCGGCGGTGCTCTTTCTTCCGCACTAGTCTTGGTACGTTGCcgtgttagtgtgtgttggCGTGTGTTACCACTAGCAGTGTGTTTGACAAGCCCCATTAAGGCTGActcatccctccttcctcaCTCCTCCCCCTAAGGGCGGACATGTTCTGTAGCCCTAAAGCTCCCCGGTTTTCTTAGTTCACTACACTACAAGGTCACTCGCAAGTTCTCATACGTCAGTTCAGAGTCTCTCTGAGTCCGATCTAGAAGACGGTTTTCAAGAATCTTGCCCAACATGTTTCAGTCTGGCTTTCCAACCTCAACTTACATTTAACAGATCAGTCAACCTGGAGTTTCTCCGAGCCTAATTGAAACCTCTGCAGCTGTCGCTAAAACTAAGCAGATCCAAGTCACAATAAACAGAAACCCTTCTAACGTTCCAGTCTTTCTATCACATCAGCTTCTGAGActgtttttccatctctccagAGAGCTGCAGTGTCTACTCTCAGCACCCACATTGTTGGCAGTAGGGGCTTTATTTAGAAGGCTGCAGAGTAGCATTAAAGATAATTGCACGTTGAGGAAGGTCCTTCTAAAAGAGCCCTCCATATAAACTGGAGACATAAGAGAGGAGCACACTCCAATTCCAGGCCAAGACCGAGCTTTTTTAAGCCATGTTCTGCTGGGTGGGGTGAGAAGTGCAAGTCAGTAATATGAAGGTATGCTTTTCCTTCAGCTGCTAACCAAACACGCAGAGTTTTGTCAAATGAGGCTCTTGAGAGCTTGTCTAGCAGAATTTCTTTGCCCCTCTTTAGACAGTGTTTGGTGACCACATCCTTAGATTCCTTGGTTATGGTGAGATGGGTGGAGCTGCCTTACAATCATGTTTCAAGGGATGTaggaaatgtttcttttttctgaaaACTTAGCAGTCCTCAACCAGGCTAATGAAATATAATACTACCAAAATTATAACCGTCTGGCAACAGTGACCTTGATTATGGTGTAATGTTTCTGTACTGACATGATGCATTTGTCATCTCTCTCCCTtattttgtcccttttttttttgccatatgaTGCCAGtattctccattttttttcataccttCATGGTGGAAGCCCCTCACAGTGTTGGCCCGGCTGGCTGACCTCTCTGGGTACTCAAAGGCAATGTCATGCCCTCcagcctcctcagcctcccCCGACTGTAGCCGATAGAGGTCCAGCAGGTAGCGAGGCACGGTGGTGGAGCGGCTGGGCCGCGGCCGCCTCTTGAGGCCGAACATGTGCAGCAGCGTGGCCTCGAAGTCCCGCAGCAGTTCATGGCTCTGAGCGGCCGAACGACCCTGCAGGCCCGGtactttctttttcccttcttcAGGTATCAGACTAGCATGGTTGCTCTCTCCCAGCAGGACTTGGCATATTAAAATGACCATCAGCATTCGATTACCAGGAATCATGATGTCTCTGGGGGGAGCAGCAGATGGCACAGGGAGATAAAAGATTAGGAGAGAACTGGAAAGAGCTGaggggaagaaaacaaaacagaaagacaaggaaaggagagaaatgcCTCCATTTTAACTGAcaaaaaagatttgtttttgctttttcatccATGTCTTCGCCAAAACATCCTCTTCACCATCTTCTCTAACTGTTCCCAGTGAGGGCAGCTCTAATTGGTTTTAATAGTCCGGTCTCCCTTGTTTACAGTTAAGCAGTCCCTGATCAGATAGACCACTTGCAGTTTATCTTTGGCAACATCCTCCAAAGGTAAACAGCTGGCTCAAGAACCCAACTTTTTTGAATGGAATCTGAGGCCCAtttctcctcactctctcccttcccCCTCGTCTCCTCCCTTCTCCACTATGATTAGACAAATAAAAGAGGCAGCCCTGGGGTCAGAGCAAATTCTTAACTTGATAAGGAGCCACGGTCCCTCGCAGTCTGCTCCAACAAGCCATGGGGCAAACCCAAGACTACGTGCCACATATTTAACTGAAAAAGTCTTTTCctcatacaaatacattgtcCAACACCCCACAGGCACTTTCAGTTCAAGTCTGGTTAAATGCCAGATAAATCAGTAGACTCAGTGGACAGCgagggacagagaaaaatgtgagATGCGGTAATGTGTCACATGGCACAAATTGAAATGGCATGGTCCACTTACTTACCGACAGAAAATAAAGCATGGGAAAACAGTCCATGTTTGTTGGGAGCAGGCAATGGACACGTTTCTCCAGGAAATGTTAGGTGGTGTTGGGCGGCTGCAGGAGAACGTTGGAGTGACCCTGTTCctgaaagataaagataaaaacacagcaaaattaTAAACTGAATGCAACGATAAACACTTCAGGCTGCTACCTGGTGTTTACCTGAAGAGTAGTAGAGAGAATGTGTGTACATCTGTTGCCTCTTTTAAACAGAAATCCTGATATATTGCTGTTAAGAAGACCCCTAATTATGCTGGCTTCGCTTGTTTACGCTGAAC includes:
- the bmp4 gene encoding bone morphogenetic protein 4 encodes the protein MIPGNRMLMVILICQVLLGESNHASLIPEEGKKKVPGLQGRSAAQSHELLRDFEATLLHMFGLKRRPRPSRSTTVPRYLLDLYRLQSGEAEEAGGHDIAFEYPERSASRANTVRGFHHEEHMERVHDDGETVPLRFLFNLSSIPEDELLSSAELRLYRHQIDEAIADTLSDEQGLHRINVYEVLKPPRPGQLITQLLDTRLVHHNTSRWESFDVSPAVLRWTRERLPNYGLAVEVLHLNQTPSHQGRHVRISRSLHQEPGEDWEQLRPLLVTFGHDGKGHPLTRRTKRSPKQRGRKRNRNCRRHALYVDFSDVGWNDWIVAPPGYQAYYCHGECPFPLADHLNSTNHAIVQTLVNSVNNNIPKACCVPTELSAISMLYLDEHDKVVLKNYQEMVVEGCGCR